DNA from Flavobacteriales bacterium:
ATGCTGAAGACACCGATGAGCTCGTTCTCGTAGGCGTAGATGCGCGCGTCATAGCTCTCCGTCTCGAACAGCGCGAACCGGGCGCTCATCTCCACGGGGCTCCTCAGGGGGCGATGAACGATGTCCTGATAGAGCAGGAAGCCATGCTGCAGGGGGAGCTTCCCGCGCTGGAAATCCACGGTCTCCACGCGGGTGCGGAGGCTCACGGCGTCGCTCACCTTATAGGCGGCATTCACCCGGTAGTTCGTCTGCTCCATGCGCACCAGGGGGTCGATGCCGCCGACGTCCTCGCCCGTGTTGCGGGCGCGGTCCTGGCGCCGCACGCGCGCGTACACCTCCACCTTCTTGCTCGGCCGCCAGTTCACCTGCGTCATCCAATCGTACCCGCTGCTCGGCGCGTCGGTGAGGAAGCGGAGCCAAGGGAAGCGGAACTGGTCGAAATAGGCGTTCATCTGCCATTGCCGGTTGGGGCGCACCTCGATGCCGGCATAGAGCCCGCGCTCATTCCAAGGGTTGGTGCCTTCGGCGAAGGCCACGCTGTAGAGTCCATGATAGTCGCGCCCGTAGTCGCGGAGCAGCAGGCTCAGGCTCACCCGGCGGTCCACGGCCATCAGCAGGCCGGTGTTCATCGCGGTTCCGCCGTTGGCGCTTCGCGCGGCCTCGCCGAACCAGGTGAGGTTGCGCCACAGCACGTTCCAATCGAGCCCCATGGTGGTGTTGCTCCTGCCCTGGAACTCGAATTGATTGTAGGGGCGGGTGTTGCGCGTCAGCGTGGCATCGAAGTCGACGCGGGCCGCGGTGGCGCCGATGCTCCATCCGGGGCGCTTCAGCCGCAGGTGGCCGCCGATGATGCGCTCCCCGATCGCGTCCTTCTTGGCGATCTCGTTCTGCGTGCGATGGAAGCCATCCTCCTGGAAACTGCTGAACACCACCTCGTCGATGCGGGTGTCCAGCGTATCCTGGCCTGACGGCAGGGAGGTGACATTGCCGTCGATGCGCTTCGAGGAGAAGAAACCGGTGAGCTCGAGCCCCTTCAGCACCTCCACGGTGGCCGCCCCGCCGCGCATGAAGAGGTTCTCGTTCACGCTGGGATATGGCGCCAGGCCTACGGCATTGCGCTTCACGTTGAGCGAGAAGCTGCTCTTGGCGGCGAAGGCCAGGCCGTTCCAGAAGGTGAGCCCCTGCCCGAACTGCGCGCTGTAGTCGCCGATGGCCACGGCCTTCACCCGGCCCAGGTCGCGCACGAAGAGGTGCGCGCTCTGGAAGTCGAACCCGTTGGCCTGCGATCCCCGGAAGAGCTCTTCGCCCTCATCCTTCTCCACGGTGAAGCCGAGGCTGATGTTCTGCCGGTAGCGGAAGCGGTAGCGCCCATAGACGCGGTAGGGGCTGCCGAGGTAGACCCTGCTGTTGGCGCGGAGCGAGTCGCGCACGCCGGGGGCCTCGAAGTCCGGCAAGGCGCCGCCGTCGGGGTCGGTGTAGCCGAGGCCGAAGGGGTTGGCGCGGTCCATGAAGCCGCGGCGCGACTCCAGGTTCATCGTGCTGCGGAGGGTGACCTCGTGCCCGCCCTGCTTCAGGATCTCCTTCAGCGAGGCGCGGGCGCCGGCCTGCCGCTCGCGCACGGTGATGAAGGGCCGCACGAGGCTGATGGTGTTCACGTCCCAGCCATCGATGGCCTGCAGCTCGTATAGGCTAAGCAGCGGCCCGTTGCGCCGGATGTGCTGGAACAGGGCGCTCACCTGCACATCGTTCAGGAGCATGAGCGAGGTGAGCTCCTCGGCATCGGTGCGGTTGAGGTTGATCGGGTCGTTGTACCGGTCGAGCAGCACCTGGAACAGGTTGGTGAGGTCCACGTCGTTGTCCCCGCCGAGCTGCTCCACGGCCGCTTCGATGCGCTGCTCGATCACATCGCGCGGAACACCGTCCACCTGGCCGGCGGCGAGCTGCGCCAGCGCCATGGCGAACGCCGTATGGGCCAGGCGCCTCACTTGAACCGGTAGTTCAGGTTCACCATCGGGGTGGGCCCGAGCTGTGCCCGCGCCACGAAGGACATGTCGATCTCCAGCTGCTTGAGCCGGAGGCCGAAGCCGAAGTGGCCGTTCACCGGCCCCGTGCTGACGCCCGTGCGCAGGAAGAACGCCTTGGTTGGAGCGTATTCCAAGCCGAAGCGGAAGCGCTCGGGCCGGTCGATGTCCTTCTCCGCCTCAGCGGTGAGGGTGAGGCGCTTGTTGGGCATCCAGCCGAAGCCGGCGCGCAGGATGGTGGGCACCCGCTCATCGAGCGGGACCATGCTCTCGGTGCGCGCTCCGAGCCCGGTGCGCGTGGGATTGTACAGGTGCGCCCCGATCCACAGCTCCTCCGTCAGCCTGGCCTGCATGCCCAGTTCGGCGGTGAAGGCGCCTGTGCTGCCGTAGTTGCCGCCCAGCCGTACATCCAGGTAGTTGAGCTGGACCGCGGCGCGGAACCCGTCGCCGAAGCGCATCGCATAGGCGAGGCTCGCGCGGTTCTCGGTGTAGAGGTCGTACCCGAAGCGGTCGGCGGCGATGCCGAATGCGCCCCGGCCCACGGGCAGCGCAGCTGCGATGCCCTGATTGCTCAGTTCCTCGCTCAGGAAGTGGGGCTGGTAGAAGATGCCCGCCGTGGCGGCCTCCATGCCGGCCAACCCGGATGGATTGAGGCGCACGCTCCAGAGGTCGGCGAGCGTGAGGCCGCTGCCGCCCATGCCGGCGAAGCGCGCGCCGACGGGAAGGGGGTCGCCGCCCGCAAAGGCAGCGAGCCCGGCGTGTACGAGGAGAAAGGCGGTGATCGAACGGCGCATCGCGCCGAATGTAGGGTGCGGCGGGCAAGCTCCTGCCGGGCCGCCCTCGCCGCGTTGCCTACCTTCGCCGCGCCCGCTGCGCGGCTCATCCAGCGCCGGAAGCGGATCCATGGCACGCGTGAAGCTCCACGACAAGGAATTCGAGCCGTTCATCAGCGAGGCGGAGCTTGGCGCCGCCATCGGCCGGCTCGCCGGCGAGCTGCAGGGCAAGTACGACGGCAAGCGCCCGCTGTTCGTGGGCATCCTCAACGGCTCGTTCTTCTTCGCCGCTGAGTTGCTCAAGCGCCTGCCCATCGAGTGCGAGATCACCTTCGTGAAGGTGGCGAGCTACCACGGCACCAGCAGCAGCGGCCGCGTCACGGACCTCATCGGATTCAATGAGCATGTGGAGGGCCGCCATGTGGTGGTGCTGGAGGACATCGTGGACACCGGGAACACCATCGTGCATATCATGCAGAAGCTGCGCGAGCGGCACCCCGCCAGCGTCAGCGTGGCCACACTGCTCCTGAAGCCGGACGCGTACACCAAGGACATACCCATCGAGCACGTTGCGCTCCGCATCCCGAACGATTTCGTGGTGGGCAGCGGCCTCGACCACGATGGGCTGGGCCGCAACCTGCCCGGTATCTACAAGATCGTGCAATCCTGAGCCATGCGGGCTCCCAATCCATCATCATGAGCAAGCTGAACATCGTCCTTTTCGGCCCTCCGGGGGCGGGAAAGGGCACGCAGAGCGAATTCCTCATCCAGCGTTACGGCCTTGTCCACCTGAGCACCGGTGACCTGCTGCGGGCCGAGATCAAGGCGGAGAGCGAGCTCGGCCTCCAGGCCAAGGAGCTGATGGACCGGGGCGAGCTCGTAGCCGATGCCATCGTCATCGGCATGATCCGGAACAAGATGGAGGCCAACCTCGGGGCCAAGGGCTTCATCTTCGACGGGTTCCCGCGGACCAAAGCCCAGGCGGAGGCCCTCGATGCGATGCTCTCGGCCAAGAACGAGCCCATCACCGCCATGCTGGCGCTGCACGTACCGGAGGAGGAGCTGGTGAAACGCCTGCTCGGGCGCGGCGCCACCAGCGGCCGCGCCGATGACAAGGATGAAGCGGTGATCCGCAACCGCATCCGCGAGTACGAAAGCAAGACAGCGCCGCTGAAGGACTACTACACCGCGCAGGGCAAGTTCAAGGCCATCGAGGGCGTCGGTACCATTGCGGAGATCACGGATCGGCTGATCGCCGCAGTGGGATGAACCTATGAACGCGAGGCCGGGCGCATCCTGCACCCGGCCTCGCCCCGCCTGCGCACACGACCATGAACTTCATCGACCACATCCGCATCGAATGCCGCTCAGGGAAGGGCGGCGCTGGCAGCGCGCACCTCCGGCGCGAGAAGTACATGCCCAAGGGCGGCCCCGATGGCGGTGATGGCGGCAGGGGGGGCGATGTGATCCTGCGTGGGAACAAGCAGCTCTGGACGCTGCTGCACCTGCGCTACACCAAGCACGTGATCGCCGGCGATGGCGAGGTGGGCAGCAGCAACCAATGCAGCGGGAAGAGCGGAAAGGATGTGGTCGTGGAGGTGCCGCTGGGCACCGTGGCCAAGGACGATGGAACGGATGAGGTCCTGTTCGACATCACCGAGCACGGCCAGGAGGTGGTGCTGCTGAAAGGCGGCCGCGGCGGACTGGGCAACCAGCACTTCCACAGCAGCACCTTCCAGACGCCGCGCTTCGCGCAGCCCGGTGAGCCTGGCCAGCAGCGGTGGTTCAAGCTGGAGCTGAAGGTGCTGGCCGATGTAGGCCTCGTGGGCTTCCCCAACGCGGGCAAGAGCACCCTGCTCAGCGTGGTCACCGCCGCCAAGCCCAAGATCGCCGACTATGCCTTCACGACGCTCACGCCCAACCTGGGCATCGTGCCCTACCGCGACCACCGGAGCTTCGTGATGGCCGACATCCCGGGCATCATCGAGGGGGCGCACGAGGGCAAGGGCCTAGGCCTGCGCTTCCTGCGGCACATCGAGCGCAACAGCGTGCTGCTCTTCATGATCCCCGCCGACAGCGCCGATATACGGCACGACTACCAGGTGCTGGTCAACGAGCTGAAGGAATACTCGCCCGAGCTGCTCGACAAGGACCGTTTGCTCGCCATCACCAAGTGCGATATGCTCGACGAGGTGATGATGGCCCAGCTGCGCAAGGAACTGCCCAAGGGCGTTGATGCCGTGCTCATCAGCAGCGTGGCGCGCATCGGCCTGGATGAACTGAAGGACAAGCTGTGGAAGCTCCTGCACAGGCCCGTGGAGCAGCGCCCGCAATTCCCCGAGTGGAGGGCATGAGCCTCTGGGAGCGCCTCGATGCGATCGACCGCGAGGCCTTCCTGGCGATCAACGGCCCGCATGCGCATGCGCTTGACGTGGTCATGGAGGCCGCCAGCGAGATGGTGCTCTGGTTCCCGCTCTATGGCTTCTTCCTCTGGCTCATCATCAAGCGCCACGGCGATAAGGCGCTGCTCTGGTCGCTGCCGCTCATCGCCCTCATGATCCTGTGCAGCGACAAAGGCTCGGTGATGCTCTTCAAGGAGACCGTGCAGCGGCTGCGGCCCTGCCATGAGCCATCGCTCTCCGGCCTGGTGCATCTGGTGTACAAGGACTGCGGCGGCCGATTCGGCTTCGTGTCCTCGCACGCCAGCAACCACTTCGCCATCGCGCTGTTCATGATCGGCGTGCTGGGCGCCAAGCCGCGCTGGGTCCTCGGCGCCCTGCTCGGCTGGGCCATGCTCATCGCGTACAGCCGGGTCTACCTGGGCGTGCATTATCCCGGCGATGTGCTGGTGGGCGGTCTCTACGGGGCGATGATCGGTTCATTCGCGGCGCTCATCTTTCGGCGCTTCATCGCGAAGCCACGACCTTCGGTAGCATGAACACCTGGATCGCGATCTTCCTCGGCGGCGGCATCGGCAGCGTGGCGCGCTTCGGCATCACGCGCGCCGTGCTGGCGGTCGGCATCAAGGGCGCGTTCCCTTGGGCCACGCTCCTCGCCAACGTGCTGGCTACAGGCCTCCTGGCCTGGCTGGTGCTGCGCATGCCCCATCAGTTCGATGGCCGCGATGCCCTCAAGGCCTTCCTCGCCGTGGGCTTCTGCGGCGGCTTCAGCACCTTCAGCACATTCAGCTATGAGAACTTCCTGCTGCTGCGCGAAGGGCAGACGGCGATGGCGGCGGTCAACATCATCGTCAGCGTGGCGGCATGCCTGGCCGTGTTCCATTTCGTCGCTCGCAATGCCTAATTCACCGCATCCCATGCACAGGTCATTGTCGGGCCGCCCCGGAGGGTCGGCACGAAGGCTGCCCATGGCGGCGATCATCGCGATCGCTACGTGCCTGGCGCAGGATGGGCTGCACGCCCAGGCTCCCGCCTACCAGCAGCCGCCCAAGCTGGTGGTGGGCATCGTGGTGGACCAGATGCGCACCGACTATATCTACCGCTACTGGGACAACTTCGGGGAAGGAGGGTTCAGGCGCTTGGCGACGGGCGGTGCCTTCCTGCGCGATGCCCACTTCGACTACATCCCCACGGAGACGGGGCCCGGGCATGCCAGCGTGTACACCGGCACCGTTCCGGGGCGCCATGGCATCGTGGCCAATGACCGCTTCGTACGCAGCACAGGCACCACGGACTATTGCGCATCCGCCGCCGATACCGTCCGCGGCGTTGGGATGGATGACGCCATTGGCCGTCGTTCACCGCGCAATCTCTTCGCCACCACCATTGCGGATGAGATCGAGCGCCGCTTCGATGGCAGGAGCCGTACCATCGGCATCGCCTTCAAGGACCGGGGCGCCATCCTGCCCATCGGCCGCACCGGCGATGCAGCCTACTGGTTCGCTGGAGGCACTGACGGCGCCTTCGGAACGAGCACGTGGTACATGCGCGAGCTGCCTGATTGGGTACAGCGCTTCAATGGGGAGCGGTTGGCGAGCGCCTACCTGGGGCGCACGTGGGACCTGCTGCTGCCGCGCGATCGCTACCATGCGCCGCTGCCCGACGACAACCCCTACGAGATACCGCTCAGCGGCGCAGCTTCGCCCACGCTGCCGCTCGATCTGCAGGCGCTCCACAAGGCCAGCGGCTCCACCGGCATCCTGGCCTACACGCCGTGGGGCAACACCCTTACCACCGACTTCGCCCTGGCCGCCATCGAAGGCGAGCAGCTCGGTGCCGATGCGGTGACCGACCTGCTGGCCTTGAGCTACAGCAGCCCCGACATCCTTGGCCACCGGATGGGGCCGCGCGCCCTTGAGGTGGAGGACATGTACCTGCGCCTCGACCAGGATATCGCCCGTCTTCTTGACGAGCTCGACCGCCGCGTCGGCAAGGGCGCATACACCGTGTTCCTCACGGCCGACCATGCCGGCGTGGACGTGCCGGCCTACCTCCAGTCACTCAAGGGCAGTGCGGGTTACCCCGATGTGGCGGCCTTGGAGCGCGACCTCAATGCGGAACTCGTGCGGCGCTTCGGCCCCGGGAAATGGGTGCGCCGCATGATCAATGAGCAGGTGTTCCTGAATGATTCGCTCATCAGCGCACGGAAGCTCGATGCCGAGCGCGTGCAGCGTGCAGCGGCCGATCACCTGCTCCGCGATCCGCTGATCGCCGAGGCCCTCACGGCCGCCGATCTGGCGCGCTTCAGCTACCCCGACGGCATCCGGCGCCTCCTTCAGCGGGGCTTCATGCCGCAGCGAAGCGGCGATGTGCTCTATGCCTATCGGCCAGGCTTCTTCGAGCCCTATGGGTCCGCGCCATCGAAGGGCACCACCCATGGCAGCGGCTGGAATTACGATACGCATGCGCCCATCATCCTTTATGGACAGGGCATCCGGCCGGGCAACGTGCTGCGGCGCACCTCCATCACGGACATCGTGCCCACCATCAGCATGATCGTCGGGATGACCCTGCCCGATGCATGCAGCGGAACCGTCATACCCGAGGCGCTGATCCGCTAGTCCAGGGAGCCGTTCGAGGCAGCTTGGTCCACCAGCCATGGCGCCGGCAGGGCGGCTAGCTCCTTTAGCATCTGGAACCAGCCGTAGTAGTTGGCCCACCAGCTCCAGCGACGGCACCACCGGTCATCCAGTGCGATCACACCCGCGCCGGGCCGATGCCCCCTGGCGATGCGGTGCATCCTCCAGGTTCGACGGGCATGCACGGCCAGCGTGGCCACATCGTAGGCGCCGATGCCGGCCGAGTCGGCGAATGCGGTGAGGTCGCGTGCGCAGCTGTAGGTGCGGCTGCGCTCGACGTGCCAGGTGGGCACGGCCGTGATGCGCGCGCCGGGGATGCCGGATTCCACCAGGCGCTCCCGGCCTTGATGGGCGAAGCTCGGCGTGCCCGGTGATTCAGTGCCGTCGGCATGTCGGATGCGCGTCTCATGCCGCAGCATATGCACGTTCACGCCATTCAAGCGGAGCCCGGAGATGAAGGCCACGGGCGCCTCCTGCGGCTCCGAGGTGTCCATGCCCGCGATGAGCAGCAGCAGCGTGTCGTTCCTGAGCTCGATCCGGTGGCGGCTGCTGCCGACGCCGATGGCCGCCGCGGTCTGCTGCCGGTCCGTGTGCATCCGTACCCATGCGCGCGGTAGGCCCGCCAGGCTCATCTCCACGGTGCCGCTAACCGGTGCAGCGAAGCGAACGGCTGCGGTGTCTCCCTGACGCAGGTAGTACGCGAAGGGGCGTGCCGTGCCCGTGGTGAGGATGCGGTCGTAGCCGCCGCGCTGGAAGGTGAGGGCGGCCTCCTCGATGCCCTGGTGGTGCATCCAGCCTTCCACCACCAGCACATTGCCGCCGCTCGGCCGTGTAATGGCGAACCACGGGTGCGCGAAGAGCAGCACGGCCCACCAGGCCAGCAACGCGGCGATGAGCAGCCGGAGGAAGCGGCGCTTGGAACGTCCGGCACTCATGCGTCGCCGTCCTCCAGCGCCTCCTTCAGCGCAAGCAATTCTGAGCGCGCCTTGCGATCGCCGGCCACGATGCACTGCAGCGCACCGGCATCACAGGCAGCGATGGCCTCGTTCCGACGGTCCTGTTCGGCCAGCAGCACAGCCAGTTGGTAATAGCTCGGGACATGGTCCGGGCGTTCCAGGAGCAGCGCCTCTAGGTCACTGGTGGCCTGCAGGATATCCCCGTTGCGCTTCAGCTCGAGCGCGATGGCGTACCGCAGGAAGGGGTCGCCGGGCTCCTCGGCCAGCAGGGCGCGCAATTGCTGAAGCCGCTCGGCGCTCATGGCTCGAAGGGCTGCACGGCCCGGTTATCCTTGAAATCGGCGGCGGATCCATTGCGGACGATCGGCCCTTGGTCCATTTCGGCGATGCGGTCCGCCATGTGGTGGGCGTCCCCGCGGTCGTGGGTGACGATGTTGGCTGCGGTGCTGTGTGCGCGCAGGATGCGGAGCACCTCATCGCGCACCTGCTGCCGGGTGTGCGCATCGAGGTCGCTGATGGGCTCGTCCATCAGGAGGACCTGGGGGCGTACCGCCTGCGAGCGGGCGATGGCCACGCGCTGTTGCTGTCCGCCACTGAGCTGGTGCGGATAGCGGTCCTCCAGGCCGTCGAGCCCCACGTTGCGCAGCTCTTCCAGACCTTGGAATACCATGCCCACCGGCCTGCACTCAGGCACCACATGGCGCCGATCATCGTTCAGCACGGTCCCGAAAAGGACGATGCTCCCACCGCTGGGCCGCCCCAGGCCGGCCACCTGCCGGAGCAGGGTCGTCTTGCCGCAACCGCTGGGGCCTATCACCACGAGCACTTCGTTCACGGCCAGATCCATCGTGACCCCGCTCAGCACGGCGCGACCACCGTGCGCGAATGGGAGGTTGCGGAGCTGGAGCAGCGGATTAGCCATGTGGTCCGGTCGCGAAGCTAGGATGGGCGGCAGCCGTGCCTATGGCCTCCGGCCGGTCAAGCGATCCAATGCAAGCCCTAGCAGCAATCCGCACAGCACGATGAGGAGCGCCGGGAGGGAGGCTTCGCGCAGCTGCTCGATGCGGGCCAACTTGTAGGCGCGCGTGCTCAACGTATGGAAGCGAAGGGCCGCAGGATCAGCGTGAGCAAGAGCTCCTGAATGAAATCGATGGCCACCAGCATGGTGGCCGCGATCAGCGCCGGGCGGAAGAGCGGAAGGTTGATGCGGCGGAAGATGCGCAGGGGAGAGGCGCCCAGCAGCTGGGCGGATTCGTCAAGGGCCTTGGGCTGGTGCTCCAGACCCGCCCGCAAGGGCTGGTTGCCCACGGCCAGGAATCGCGCAGCCAGCGCATGGATGAGCAGCCCCAGGCTGCCGATGAGCGGGAAGGGCAGGCAGTCGCTCCGATCGATCGCCCCGACCGCGGCCATGGCGCCCACGGCGATGACGGCACCCGGTATGGCGTAGCCCAGGTTGGCAAGCCGGATGGCCCAAAGGCCGCTCTGCCCGTGGCGTTCCCTGAACGTGAAGGCCACAGCGGCGGCCAAGGTGACGGCGGCGGCCAAAGCAGCCACGAGCAATGTATTGCTGAAGGCGGGCCCCATCTCCTGCCAGTCAGTGAGCGAACTGGCCTGCGCCACATCCACGAGGATCTTGGCTAGCGGGAGGCCTGCGCCCAACGCCAGGACCATCGCGCACCAACCGACGGCGATTGCGGCCCTGTGCCCCGTTGGCAGGATGGGCGTTGTTGGCACCTGATCCGTGCTCCGCCCCGCCCAGCGACGCGACCGCCGATCGACCCACAGCAGCGCGTCCACTAGAAGTATGAGCACCGAGCCGAGCCGGAGGGCGCTGTCGAGGTCGTAGAGCCCGCCCCAGCTCCGGAAGACCGCCGTGGTAAGCGTGCGCTCGCCGAAATACCGGACCGCACCATAGTCATTGAGGGTCTCGATGGCCACGAGCAGCGCTCCGGCAGCGATGGCGGGCCAGGCCAGCAGCAGGGCTACCCGGGTGAATCGGCGCAGCGGTCCGGCACCGAGGCTCCGCGCTGCATCGAGCTGGGCGGTCATGCCCAAGGTGAATGCGGCGCGCGCAGGCAGGTAGATGTATTGGGAGAGGACAGCGGCCAGCACCAGGCAGAGGCCCGGCAGGTGGAGGAGATCGGGATTCATCCCCAGGCTCGCGTCCAGCCAAGCGGAAAGGCTGTTCGTCGGGCCGAGCAGCATAGGTGAATGCGCTGATGCAGGTGGGCAGCGCCAGCGGGAGGAGAAGCACCCAA
Protein-coding regions in this window:
- a CDS encoding ABC transporter ATP-binding protein codes for the protein MANPLLQLRNLPFAHGGRAVLSGVTMDLAVNEVLVVIGPSGCGKTTLLRQVAGLGRPSGGSIVLFGTVLNDDRRHVVPECRPVGMVFQGLEELRNVGLDGLEDRYPHQLSGGQQQRVAIARSQAVRPQVLLMDEPISDLDAHTRQQVRDEVLRILRAHSTAANIVTHDRGDAHHMADRIAEMDQGPIVRNGSAADFKDNRAVQPFEP
- a CDS encoding alkaline phosphatase family protein, with translation MAAIIAIATCLAQDGLHAQAPAYQQPPKLVVGIVVDQMRTDYIYRYWDNFGEGGFRRLATGGAFLRDAHFDYIPTETGPGHASVYTGTVPGRHGIVANDRFVRSTGTTDYCASAADTVRGVGMDDAIGRRSPRNLFATTIADEIERRFDGRSRTIGIAFKDRGAILPIGRTGDAAYWFAGGTDGAFGTSTWYMRELPDWVQRFNGERLASAYLGRTWDLLLPRDRYHAPLPDDNPYEIPLSGAASPTLPLDLQALHKASGSTGILAYTPWGNTLTTDFALAAIEGEQLGADAVTDLLALSYSSPDILGHRMGPRALEVEDMYLRLDQDIARLLDELDRRVGKGAYTVFLTADHAGVDVPAYLQSLKGSAGYPDVAALERDLNAELVRRFGPGKWVRRMINEQVFLNDSLISARKLDAERVQRAAADHLLRDPLIAEALTAADLARFSYPDGIRRLLQRGFMPQRSGDVLYAYRPGFFEPYGSAPSKGTTHGSGWNYDTHAPIILYGQGIRPGNVLRRTSITDIVPTISMIVGMTLPDACSGTVIPEALIR
- a CDS encoding phosphatase PAP2 family protein, coding for MSLWERLDAIDREAFLAINGPHAHALDVVMEAASEMVLWFPLYGFFLWLIIKRHGDKALLWSLPLIALMILCSDKGSVMLFKETVQRLRPCHEPSLSGLVHLVYKDCGGRFGFVSSHASNHFAIALFMIGVLGAKPRWVLGALLGWAMLIAYSRVYLGVHYPGDVLVGGLYGAMIGSFAALIFRRFIAKPRPSVA
- the obgE gene encoding GTPase ObgE, with product MNFIDHIRIECRSGKGGAGSAHLRREKYMPKGGPDGGDGGRGGDVILRGNKQLWTLLHLRYTKHVIAGDGEVGSSNQCSGKSGKDVVVEVPLGTVAKDDGTDEVLFDITEHGQEVVLLKGGRGGLGNQHFHSSTFQTPRFAQPGEPGQQRWFKLELKVLADVGLVGFPNAGKSTLLSVVTAAKPKIADYAFTTLTPNLGIVPYRDHRSFVMADIPGIIEGAHEGKGLGLRFLRHIERNSVLLFMIPADSADIRHDYQVLVNELKEYSPELLDKDRLLAITKCDMLDEVMMAQLRKELPKGVDAVLISSVARIGLDELKDKLWKLLHRPVEQRPQFPEWRA
- a CDS encoding CrcB family protein, producing MNTWIAIFLGGGIGSVARFGITRAVLAVGIKGAFPWATLLANVLATGLLAWLVLRMPHQFDGRDALKAFLAVGFCGGFSTFSTFSYENFLLLREGQTAMAAVNIIVSVAACLAVFHFVARNA